CTGCTGCCAGTGCTGTAGCGTCCTGTCGTAGAATCCTCCGCCCATCCCCAGACGCTGTCCCTTTGCATCAAAGGCCACCAGCGGGGTAATCAACACATCCAGCTTGTTCAGCGGCAGCACGTCGCGAACGTCCAGCTCAGGCTCAAGAATTTTCAGACGATTGGTGACCAGCCTGCTCGTCGGCGTATAGCGCAGAAACAACAGGTTGCCCGGGCTGAAGGGATGAAGCACAGGAAGGTAGACCTCTTTTCCCGCCTGCCACAATCCTTCAATCAGCGGCGTGGTATTCAGCTCACCGTCGAAGGAGAGAAACAGCGCCACGGTTTGCGCGTGAATAACCGGCTCAAACACCAGCATGCGTTCAGCGGCCTGTTGGGCAAAAGTGTGTTGTTCAGCGGGAGTAAGCGACCGGCGTCGCTGCCGGATTGTCTGGCGTATGTCCTGACGAAGCGTTGAGGTTAACGGTTTACGCGTCATGATGGCCGGGTAGTAAAAAGGGAATCTCCGAGATGCCGCCGCAGGCTGTAACCCTTGAACCCTTGGTTCAAGGTGAGTGTGTCGTCATGGTTTTCAGGCTTCTCGGACGAACCGAGCATGCTCACCAACCGCGGAGCGCCACACTCTTGTGGTATGAAATATCGGCTCAGGGGACTGGCCCGCTTGCAAACATCTCAGAGAAATTTTGTCTTCGAAGTTACTCTACCATAGTCAACTGCGAAGTGTTATTCAAACTTTGGACCCTGTCGGTCTGCAATGCGACCTTGCTCAAGCAATGCTTGTTCGATGGTCTGCTGTAGCATCCGAATACGCTCTTCCATATTGGCGGCGTAGTCACGGGTTTTCGACTTTTCCTGAGCCAGCTCGTAGCAAATGTTCAGTGCTGCGATAAAGACCAGCTGCTCGGTATTTGTGACTCTAGTGCGAACTTTTAAATCTTGCAACCGCTGATTCAGCTCTTCCGCAGCCTGATTCAGCGCATCCTGTTGTTCAGGCGGACAATTCACGCGCAATGAACGACCGAAAATTTGAATATCGACTGGTTGTGCAGACATGCCACCTTCCTGCTGTTTACTCGCCTGCCTTAACGCTACCGACCCCGGTAACGGAAGGGGCGCCACTATAGCTATCCCGATATTAAGATACAAGCCCTTTTCTGGTATCTGCGGGGGTCCTGGTGGTAGCATAACACACACTATTCCTGCCAACGATGACGAATGCGCATGTCTATACAGAACGCAATGCCTGGCTACGATGCCGTAGGCCAACTTTTGAACCAACAAGGTGTGGGCCTGACGCCTGCAGAAATGCACGGCTTGATCAGCGGTATGCTGTGCGGCGGTAACAAAGACAGCAGCTGGCAAGCGCTGCTGCACGACCTGACGAATGAAGGCCTGGCTTTTAGCCAGAACCTTGCGGATCCGCTGCGCCAGATGCACGCTGCCATTGGCGACTCGCTGGAGGATGAAGGTTTCCTGTTCCAGCTTTACCTGCCGGACGGTGATGATGTCTCCGTTTTCGATCGCGCCGATGCGCTTTCCGGCTGGGTAAACCACTTCCTGCTTGGGCTTGGCGTGATGCAAAGCAAGCTTGATAAAGTCACCGGTGAAACCGGTGAAGCGATCGACGATCTGCGTAATATTGCCCAACTGGGCTATGACGAAGACGAAGACCAGGAAGAGCTGGAGATGTCGCTGGAGGAGATTATCGAGTATGTGCGTGTTGCCGCTTTGCTGTGTCACGACACCTTTACTCGCGTGGCGCCAACGGCTCCCGAGGTACAAAAACCAACGCTCCACTAACGATAAAAATGTCAGGAGGTGTGATGAATCTGCAGGAATTTCTTCGTCGCCGCCAGGCGCTGCTGGCTAAGATGGCGCCGGGCAGCGCTGCGCTTATTTTCGCGGCCCCGGAAGCGACCCGCAATGCGGATAGCGAATATCCCTATCGGCAGAGCAGCGATTTTTGGTACTTCACCGGTTTTAACGAGCCGGAAGCGGTTCTGGTGCTCATCAAAAGCGATGAGTCACACAACCACAGCGTGCTGTTCAACCGTGTGAGAGATAAGAGCGCAGAGATCTGGTTTGGCCGTCGGCTTGGACAGGAAGCTGCGCCGCAGAAGCTGGGCGTAGATCGTGCGCTGGCCTTTACGGAAATTGGCGAACAGCTGCACCTCCTGCTAAACGGCCTGGACGTGGTGTACCACGCTCAGGGCGAATACGAATACGCGGATAACATTGTCTTTGCCGCGCTGGATAAGCTGCGCCGTGGCTCGCGTCAAAATCTCTCTGCGCCTGCAACCCTGACGGACTGGCGTCCGACGGTACATGAGCTGCGCCTTTTCAAATCAGAAGAGGAGATTGCGGTTATGCGCCGCGCCGGGGAGATCACCGCGCTGGCTCATACTCGCGCGATGCAGGCCTGCCGTCCGGGAATGTTCGAGTATCAGCTCGAGGGCGAAATTCATCACGAATTTACTCGGCACGGTGCGCGCTATCCGTCTTATACCACCATTGTCGGCGGCGGTGAGAACGGCTGTATTCTGCATTACACCGAAAACGAAAGTGAACTCCGCGACGGCGATCTGGTGCTGATTGACGCCGGATGTGAGTACCAAAGCTACGCCGGAGACATCACCCGTACCTTCCCCGTAAACGGGAAATTCACCCCGGCACAGCGTGAGATTTACGATATCGTACTTGAGTCACTGGAAACTTCCCTGAAGCTCTACCGCCCGGGCACCTCCATGCAGGAAGTGACGGCGGAAGTGGTGCGCATTATGGTGAAAGGCCTGGTAAAACTGGGGATCCTTAAAGGCGACGTTGACCAGCTGATCGCCAATAATGCCCACCGCGCCTTCTTTATGCATGGCCTTAGCCACTGGCTGGGGCTGGACGTTCACGACGTCGGCGCTTATGGGCCGGACAAGTCGCGCGTGCTGGAGCCCGGCATGGTGATTACCGTTGAGCCAGGGCTTTATATCGCCCCGGATGCGGACGTGCCCGCGCAGTATCGTGGCATTGGTATCCGCATCGAAGACGATATCGTCATTACCCAGGACGGTAATGAAAACCTGACCGCCAGCGTGGTGAAATCGGCAGACGATATCGAAGCGCTGATGGCAGCGGCGCGTCAGCCATGAGCGTAATTATTGTTGGCGGTGGGATGGCTGGAGCAACGCTTGCGCTGGCCATTTCAAAACTTACCCGCGGCAAGCTGCCGGTTAGCCTGATTGAGGCCGTAGCGCCGGATTCCACTGCGCATCCGGGCTTTGATGCACGCGCCATTGCGTTAGCCAAGGGCACCTGCCAGCAGCTCGATCGAATTGGTATCTGGCCAGCCATTGCCGATCGCGCAACGGCGATTAAAACCGTGCATGTGAGCGACCGGGGGCACGCTGGTTTCGTCACTCTTGAAGCAGAAGATTATCAGATTGATGCTCTTGGGCATGTAGTGGAGCTTCATGATATCGGGCTGCGCCTGTTTAGCCTGCTGCGTAAGGCGCCGGGCGTAACGCTGCATTGTCCGCAGCGTGTAGCGTCCTTCTCCCGAAATGAGCAAAGCGTAAACGTTGTGCTGGATAACGGCGTCGAGCTGCAGGGGAACGTTCTGGTCGCGGCGGACGGTACCCGTTCTAAGCTGGCGGCGCAGTGCGGCGTGACCTTGCAGTCGCAGAGCTACCAGCAGATAGCGGTGATTGCCAACGTTATGATCTCCGAGCCCCATAACGGGCGCGCGTTTGAGCGTTTTACCGAACACGGACCCATTGCTATGCTGCCGATGTCCGACGGGCGCTGTTCGCTGGTGTGGTGTCACCCGCTGGAGGCTCGTGCAGAAGTGGAAAGCTGGAGCGAAACCGAGTTCTGCCGGCAGCTGCAGCGTGCCTTTGGCTGGCGGCTCGGGCGAATTACCCAGGCGGGCGTTCGCCATCACTATCCGCTGGCGCTGACGACGGCCTCGCAGACCGTTTCTCATCGCCTTGCGCTTGTCGGCAACGCCGCACAAACGCTGCATCCCATAGCCGGGCAGGGCTTTAACCTTGGCCTGCGTGACGTCATGTCTCTGGCCGAAGGCCTGGCAGAGGCATATGCCGCAGGGGCTGATGTCGGCAGCTTCCCGGTGCTCGCCGCCTGGCGGCAGCGTCGTGCCGCCGATAAAGCCGCGACCATCGGCGTCACCGACGGGCTGGTTCAGCTGTTTGCTAACCGCTGGGCACCGCTGGTGGTGGGCCGTAATCTTGGCCTGATGGCAATGGAACATTTCACACCGGCACGAGACGTGCTGGCTCAGCGCACCCTCGGTTGGGTCGCGCGTTAAAGGAGAGTCAATTTGCAAAGCGTAGATGTGGCGATTGTCGGCGGCGGCATGGTTGGGCTGGCGGTAGCCTGTGGGCTCCAGGGCAGCGGACTGCGCGTTGCGGTCATCGAAAACCACCTTCCTCAGCCGGTTGCGCCTGACGCCGCGCCCGAACTGCGCGTTTCGGCGATCAATGCCGCCAGTGAAAAGCTGCTGACGCATCTTGGCGCATGGCCAAAAATCAGCGAGCGCGCCAGCTGCTATCACGGGATGGAAGTGTGGGAGCGCGACAGTTTCGGGCAGATTGCTTTTGACGATAAGAGCTTCGGTTTTAGCCACCTCGGGCACATTGTCGAAAACTCGGTGATCCATCAGGCGCTATGGCAGCGTGCGGAACAGTGCAGCGACATTACCCTGATGGCGCCGGCGGAAATTAATCAGGTCGCCTGGGGCGAAAACGAAGCGTTTCTGACCCTTAAAGACGGGACGATGCTGACCGCGAGGCTGGTGGTAGGCGCGGATGGCGCAAACTCCTGGCTGCGCGGCAAAGCGGATATTCCGCTGACCTTCTGGGACTACAACCATCATGCGCTGGTGGCCACGATTCGCACTGCCGAACCGCATCAGGCCGTTGCTCGTCAGGCGTTTCACGGCGACGGTATTCTGGCGTTCCTGCCGCTGTCTGACCCGCATCTGTGCTCGATTGTCTGGTCGCTGCCGCCGGAAGAGGCGGCGCGTATGCAGCAGGCGGACGATGAGGCGTTCAATCAGGCGCTTTCCGTTGCTTTTAATATGCGTCTCGGTTTGTGCTCCGTGGAAAGTGAACGCCGCGTCTTTCCGCTGACGGGCCGCTATGCCCGCAGCTTTGCCGGTCACCGCCTGGCGCTGGTGGGCGATGCCGCCCATACCATTCATCCGCTGGCCGGGCAGGGCGTTAATCTCGGTTTTATGGATGCCGCTGAATTGATTTCTGAAATTCGCCGTCTGCACCGTGAGGGCAAGGATTTCGGGCAACATCTCTATCTGCGTCGCTATGAGCGCAGCCGTAAGCACAGTGCGGCGGTCATGCTGGCCAGTATGCAGGGGTTCCGTGACCTGTTTGCCGGCAGTAACCCGGCGAAAAAGCTGCTGCGGGATATTGGCCTTAAGCTTGCCGATACGCTGCCGGGGGTTAAGCCTCAGTTAATCCGTCAGGCGATGGGGCTGCAAGATCTGCCGTCCTGGCTGCAATAAATCTCTAAGTGATAACCCCGTCACATTTCCCTTCCCGATGACCGGGAAGGGCACCTTCTCCCTCGTTTGAAATATTCTAATCTCAGGACAAATCTCGGATTACATTTTCTAATCTTACAATTTTCGCGATGTAGTCAATTTGTTTCTGAAATGGTCGTAAATGTTAGCTAGTGCTAAATTCGACCTTAAATACCTGCTGTTAATGTGGACTGAATCGCATTTTTACAGTGAATTACTCTGCACACTTCCTCTTCCATTTTGGTCATAAGCTAATGCAATGGCCGTTTTACGCTTATGGTTTACGCCCACGTTCGGTGGTAAGTTCAGGTCAAAGGTAACGTTTGCGTCGCTATCGGGGAACGGTGGTGGTGCCGGGTTTCGTCTGACGGTTGGCAAAGCCAAATCCGCTTTGCAACCAGATGGTTAAAGAGGAAAAGATGACTCAACAGACCCCCTTATTTGAACAGCACACGCTTTGTGGCGCCCGCATGGTTGATTTCCACGGCTGGATGATGCCGCTGCACTACGGCTCACAAATTGATGAACACCACGCGGTACGCACCGACGCCGGTATGTTCGACGTTTCCCACATGACCATTGTCGACCTGCAAGGCAGCCGTACCCGTGAATTCCTGCGTTATTTAGTCGCCAACGACGTCGCCAAACTGACTCAGCCTGGCAAAGCGCTTTACACCGCCATGCTCAATGCCTCCGGCGGCGTAATTGATGACCTGATTATCTACTTCTTCAGCGAAGAGAACTTCCGCCTCGTTGTGAACTCTGCCACCCGTGAAAAAGACCTTGCCTGGATTAACGAGCAGGCAAAACCGTATGGCGTGTCCGTCACCGTACGTGATGACCTGTCGCTGATTGCCGTTCAGGGCCCGAACGCGAAGGAGAAAGCCGCCACGCTGTTTAGCGAAGAGCAGCGTAAAGCCGTCGAAGGCATGAAGCCGTTCTTTGGCGTGCAGTCCGGCGACCTGTTTATCGCCACGACCGGCTACACCGGCGAAGCTGGCTATGAGATTGCGATGCCTAACGAAAAGGCTGCGGAGTTCTGGGCGCAGCTGGTTGAAGCAGGCGTTAAGCCTTGCGGCCTGGGCGCTCGCGATACGCTGCGTCTGGAAGCCGGGATGAATCTCTACGGCCAGGACATGGACGAGGGGGTTTCTCCGCTGGCCGCCAATATGGGCTGGACCATCGCCTGGCAGCCGGAAGATCGTGATTTTATCGGCCGTGAAGCGCTTGAAGCGCAGCGCGCCAGCGGTACCGAGCAGCTGGTTGGCTTGATCATGACCGAAAAAGGCGTATTACGTAATGAGCTGCCGGTACGGTTTACCGACGCGCAGGGCAATATTCATGAAGGTGCAATCACCAGCGGCACTTTCTCGCCTACGCTCGGTTACAGCATTGCGCTGGCCCGCGTGCCGGCTGGCATCGGTGAAACGGCGATTGTGCAGATCCGCAACCGTGAAATGCCTGTCAAAGTTACCAAACCTATTTTTGTTCGCGCCGGGAAGCCGGTTGCGCTTTAAATTTTGAAATCAGGTATCAGGAGAAAACAATGAGCAATGTGCCTAACGAACTGAAATACAGCAAAGAGCACGAATGGCTGCGTAAAGAAGCCGACGGGAGCTACACCGTTGGGATCACTGAACATGCACAGGAACTGCTGGGCGATATGGTGTTTGTTGACCTGCCTGAAGTGGGCGCTACCGTCTCTGCCGGTGATGACTGCGCCGTTGCCGAATCCGTTAAGGCAGCTTCTGACATCTACGCGCCAATCAGCGGTGAAATCGTGGCGGTTAACGACGCGCTGAGCGACAGCCCGGAGCTGGTTAACAGCGAGCCTTACGGCGAAGGCTGGATCTTCAAAATCAAGGCCAGCGACGAAGCTCAAATTGCCGCGCTGCTGGATGCTTCTGCTTATGAAGCGCTGTTAGAAGACGAGTAATTTTTAAACCCCTCTCCTTGTGGAGAGGGGAAAACATTTCAGGAATCACCGCTCATGACCCAGTCTTTACGTCAGTTAGAGAATCACGAAGCGTTTATCGACCGTCACATTGGCCCGAACGCGCAGCAGCAGCAAGAGATGCTGGATACCGTCGGCGCGAAGACGCTCAACGACCTGATTACCAGCATTGTGCCGCAGGACATTCAGCTTGCTGAACCGCCTCAGATTGGCGCCGCTGCGACCGAGTTTGCCGCGCTGGCCGAATTAAAAGCCATCGCCAGCCGCAATAAACGCTTCAAAACTTACATTGGCATGGGCTATACCGCGGTACAAACGCCGCCGGTGATTCTGCGTAATATGCTGGAAAACCCAGGCTGGTACACCGCTTATACGCCTTACCAGCCGGAAGTTTCCCAGGGCCGTCTTGAAGCGCTGCTGAACTTCCAGCAGGTCACGCTCGACCTGACCGGCATGGATATCGCTTCGGCTTCTCTGCTTGACGAAGCCACCGCGGCGGCAGAAGCCATGGCGATGGCTAAGCGCGTCAGCAAGCTGAAAAACGCTAACCGCTTCTTCGTGGCATCCGACGTTCACCCGCAAACGCTGGACGTTGTGCGTACCCGCGCGGAAACCTTCGGTTTTGACGTCATCGTCGATGATGCAGCAAAAGTGCTGGATCACCAGGACGTGTTTGGCGTGCTGCTGCAGCAGGTTGGCACTACCGGCGAAGTCCATGATTATGGCGCGCTGATTGCCGAGCTGAAGCAGCGTAAAGTTGTCGTGAGCGTTGCCGCAGATTTTATGACGCTGGTAATGCTGACTGCGCCGGGTAAACAGGGCGCGGATATTGTGTTCGGCTCTGCCCAGCGCTTTGGTGTGCCAATGGGCTACGGCGGCCCGCATGCGGCGTTCTTCGGCGCCCGTGACGAATTTAAACGCTCCATGCCGGGGCGTATTATCGGCGTCTCTCGCGATGCCGCTGGCCGTACTGCTCTGCGCATGGCGATGCAAACCCGCGAGCAGCACATCCGCCGTGAGAAAGCGAACTCCAACATCTGTACCTCTCAGGTTCTGTTGGCGAACATTGCCAGCCTGTATGCCGTCTTCCACGGCCCTGCAGGCCTGAAGCGCATTGCCGGCCGCATTCATCGCCTGGCCGACATTCTGGCAGCAGGCCTGCAGCAGAAAGGCCTGGCGCTGCGCCACAAGCACTGGTTCGATACTCTTTGTGTTGAAGTGGCTGATAAAGCCGCCGTGCTGGCTCGTGCCGAAGCGCGTGAAATCAACCTTCGTAGCGACATCCTCAACGCGGTAGGCATCACGCTTGATGAAGCCACCACTCGTGAAGACGTTGTTGCCCTGTTCGACGTGCTGCTGGGCGATGCCCACGGCCTGGATATCGACAAACTGGATCGCGATGTCGCTAACGACAGCAAGTCGATTCCGGCAGCGATGCTGCGCGACGACGAGATCCTGACTCATCCGGTCTTTAACCGCTACCACAGCGAAACCGAGATGATGCGCTACATGCACTCCCTGGAGCGTAAAGATCTGGCGCTCAACCAGGCGATGATCCCGCTCGGCTCCTGCACCATGAAGCTGAACGCCGCCGCCGAGATGATCCC
This region of Cedecea lapagei genomic DNA includes:
- a CDS encoding YecA/YgfB family protein; translated protein: MSIQNAMPGYDAVGQLLNQQGVGLTPAEMHGLISGMLCGGNKDSSWQALLHDLTNEGLAFSQNLADPLRQMHAAIGDSLEDEGFLFQLYLPDGDDVSVFDRADALSGWVNHFLLGLGVMQSKLDKVTGETGEAIDDLRNIAQLGYDEDEDQEELEMSLEEIIEYVRVAALLCHDTFTRVAPTAPEVQKPTLH
- the zapA gene encoding cell division protein ZapA — its product is MSAQPVDIQIFGRSLRVNCPPEQQDALNQAAEELNQRLQDLKVRTRVTNTEQLVFIAALNICYELAQEKSKTRDYAANMEERIRMLQQTIEQALLEQGRIADRQGPKFE
- a CDS encoding 5-formyltetrahydrofolate cyclo-ligase, whose translation is MTRKPLTSTLRQDIRQTIRQRRRSLTPAEQHTFAQQAAERMLVFEPVIHAQTVALFLSFDGELNTTPLIEGLWQAGKEVYLPVLHPFSPGNLLFLRYTPTSRLVTNRLKILEPELDVRDVLPLNKLDVLITPLVAFDAKGQRLGMGGGFYDRTLQHWQQHGLYPVGLAHDCQQVDELPVEQWDIPLPAVVTPSRLWQW
- the gcvP gene encoding aminomethyl-transferring glycine dehydrogenase produces the protein MTQSLRQLENHEAFIDRHIGPNAQQQQEMLDTVGAKTLNDLITSIVPQDIQLAEPPQIGAAATEFAALAELKAIASRNKRFKTYIGMGYTAVQTPPVILRNMLENPGWYTAYTPYQPEVSQGRLEALLNFQQVTLDLTGMDIASASLLDEATAAAEAMAMAKRVSKLKNANRFFVASDVHPQTLDVVRTRAETFGFDVIVDDAAKVLDHQDVFGVLLQQVGTTGEVHDYGALIAELKQRKVVVSVAADFMTLVMLTAPGKQGADIVFGSAQRFGVPMGYGGPHAAFFGARDEFKRSMPGRIIGVSRDAAGRTALRMAMQTREQHIRREKANSNICTSQVLLANIASLYAVFHGPAGLKRIAGRIHRLADILAAGLQQKGLALRHKHWFDTLCVEVADKAAVLARAEAREINLRSDILNAVGITLDEATTREDVVALFDVLLGDAHGLDIDKLDRDVANDSKSIPAAMLRDDEILTHPVFNRYHSETEMMRYMHSLERKDLALNQAMIPLGSCTMKLNAAAEMIPITWPEFAELHPFCPANQAEGYHQMIAQLSDWLVKLTGYDALCMQPNSGAQGEYAGLLAIRRYHESRNEGSRNICLIPSSAHGTNPASAQMAGMEVIVVACDKQGNIDLQDLRAKAEQAGEALSCIMVTYPSTHGVYEETIREVCQIVHQFGGQVYLDGANMNAQVGITTPGYIGADVSHLNLHKTFCIPHGGGGPGMGPIGVKAHLAPFVPGHSVVQIEEMLTQQGAVSAAPFGSASILPISWMYIRMMGAEGLKKASSVAILNANYIATRLKSAFPVLYTGANGRVAHECILDIRPLKEETGISELDIAKRLIDFGFHAPTMSFPVAGTLMVEPTESESKAELDRFIGAMLSIRSEIDRVVAGEWTLEDNPLVNAPHTQDEIVAEWAHPYTRELAVFPAGHGNKYWPTVKRLDDVYGDRNLFCSCVPMSEYE
- the gcvT gene encoding glycine cleavage system aminomethyltransferase GcvT; the encoded protein is MTQQTPLFEQHTLCGARMVDFHGWMMPLHYGSQIDEHHAVRTDAGMFDVSHMTIVDLQGSRTREFLRYLVANDVAKLTQPGKALYTAMLNASGGVIDDLIIYFFSEENFRLVVNSATREKDLAWINEQAKPYGVSVTVRDDLSLIAVQGPNAKEKAATLFSEEQRKAVEGMKPFFGVQSGDLFIATTGYTGEAGYEIAMPNEKAAEFWAQLVEAGVKPCGLGARDTLRLEAGMNLYGQDMDEGVSPLAANMGWTIAWQPEDRDFIGREALEAQRASGTEQLVGLIMTEKGVLRNELPVRFTDAQGNIHEGAITSGTFSPTLGYSIALARVPAGIGETAIVQIRNREMPVKVTKPIFVRAGKPVAL
- the gcvH gene encoding glycine cleavage system protein GcvH encodes the protein MSNVPNELKYSKEHEWLRKEADGSYTVGITEHAQELLGDMVFVDLPEVGATVSAGDDCAVAESVKAASDIYAPISGEIVAVNDALSDSPELVNSEPYGEGWIFKIKASDEAQIAALLDASAYEALLEDE
- the ubiH gene encoding 2-octaprenyl-6-methoxyphenyl hydroxylase, with product MSVIIVGGGMAGATLALAISKLTRGKLPVSLIEAVAPDSTAHPGFDARAIALAKGTCQQLDRIGIWPAIADRATAIKTVHVSDRGHAGFVTLEAEDYQIDALGHVVELHDIGLRLFSLLRKAPGVTLHCPQRVASFSRNEQSVNVVLDNGVELQGNVLVAADGTRSKLAAQCGVTLQSQSYQQIAVIANVMISEPHNGRAFERFTEHGPIAMLPMSDGRCSLVWCHPLEARAEVESWSETEFCRQLQRAFGWRLGRITQAGVRHHYPLALTTASQTVSHRLALVGNAAQTLHPIAGQGFNLGLRDVMSLAEGLAEAYAAGADVGSFPVLAAWRQRRAADKAATIGVTDGLVQLFANRWAPLVVGRNLGLMAMEHFTPARDVLAQRTLGWVAR
- the pepP gene encoding Xaa-Pro aminopeptidase, whose product is MNLQEFLRRRQALLAKMAPGSAALIFAAPEATRNADSEYPYRQSSDFWYFTGFNEPEAVLVLIKSDESHNHSVLFNRVRDKSAEIWFGRRLGQEAAPQKLGVDRALAFTEIGEQLHLLLNGLDVVYHAQGEYEYADNIVFAALDKLRRGSRQNLSAPATLTDWRPTVHELRLFKSEEEIAVMRRAGEITALAHTRAMQACRPGMFEYQLEGEIHHEFTRHGARYPSYTTIVGGGENGCILHYTENESELRDGDLVLIDAGCEYQSYAGDITRTFPVNGKFTPAQREIYDIVLESLETSLKLYRPGTSMQEVTAEVVRIMVKGLVKLGILKGDVDQLIANNAHRAFFMHGLSHWLGLDVHDVGAYGPDKSRVLEPGMVITVEPGLYIAPDADVPAQYRGIGIRIEDDIVITQDGNENLTASVVKSADDIEALMAAARQP
- the ubiI gene encoding FAD-dependent 2-octaprenylphenol hydroxylase, which translates into the protein MQSVDVAIVGGGMVGLAVACGLQGSGLRVAVIENHLPQPVAPDAAPELRVSAINAASEKLLTHLGAWPKISERASCYHGMEVWERDSFGQIAFDDKSFGFSHLGHIVENSVIHQALWQRAEQCSDITLMAPAEINQVAWGENEAFLTLKDGTMLTARLVVGADGANSWLRGKADIPLTFWDYNHHALVATIRTAEPHQAVARQAFHGDGILAFLPLSDPHLCSIVWSLPPEEAARMQQADDEAFNQALSVAFNMRLGLCSVESERRVFPLTGRYARSFAGHRLALVGDAAHTIHPLAGQGVNLGFMDAAELISEIRRLHREGKDFGQHLYLRRYERSRKHSAAVMLASMQGFRDLFAGSNPAKKLLRDIGLKLADTLPGVKPQLIRQAMGLQDLPSWLQ